A window of the Leptospira bourretii genome harbors these coding sequences:
- a CDS encoding LIC11073 family putative lipoprotein produces the protein MRFPSLHPIYLVGISFLSFFHCGINTDTPVAPFVFLVPPNVPQILSVVAVNSNITNDYQTDFFNYNADPRPEFILRYFVTNREPQFLGYNLYVTTAFPGIIQTIQGEWLEDGVQPSFPHLPYEASTSSSKVVTKRIRFAVPPPGAEFFQKCQIYNFTMRSMLTGGLISNPSTAVSTCAIPNRVNDIQTLCATGAGCNTSTCANPTCGTPSACALGTACNPCTKGNNELGCTCPAGQSPPGCQYVGP, from the coding sequence ATGCGTTTTCCCTCTTTACATCCAATTTACTTAGTCGGCATATCTTTTCTCTCTTTTTTTCACTGCGGGATCAATACAGATACGCCCGTTGCTCCCTTTGTGTTTTTGGTTCCACCCAATGTGCCACAGATCCTTTCGGTTGTGGCGGTCAATAGCAACATTACCAACGATTACCAAACTGATTTTTTCAATTATAATGCAGACCCAAGACCTGAATTTATCTTACGTTATTTTGTGACCAACAGAGAACCGCAATTTTTGGGTTACAATCTCTATGTGACAACGGCCTTCCCGGGAATCATTCAAACCATCCAAGGAGAATGGCTAGAAGATGGGGTCCAACCTAGTTTTCCTCACCTCCCCTATGAAGCCTCCACTTCCTCAAGTAAGGTAGTGACCAAAAGGATCCGGTTTGCGGTTCCTCCGCCTGGGGCAGAATTCTTTCAAAAATGCCAAATTTACAATTTTACCATGCGGTCGATGCTTACGGGAGGGCTTATCTCCAACCCTTCCACGGCGGTGAGCACCTGTGCCATCCCCAACCGAGTGAATGATATCCAAACACTTTGTGCCACGGGAGCAGGTTGTAATACCAGCACCTGCGCCAATCCAACTTGCGGGACTCCGAGTGCCTGTGCACTCGGAACGGCCTGTAACCCCTGCACCAAAGGAAATAATGAACTTGGGTGCACTTGTCCAGCCGGCCAATCTCCCCCAGGATGCCAATACGTTGGCCCATAA
- a CDS encoding LIC_20245 family lipoprotein yields the protein MGIQKKLLFVSIALIGLFFLILLVMGGEDEEEARRKKERGSQALALFGGGSNNPKGTNRLGVRGEDAGSIFDSDYYNAGGMRYEEDGNLTGSESGEIPINPQTGKPYPPEAMQAFEELREQFPDNDLIPKRTTAEEKKKAAEFNQKLSRATNSVFGGNPNATDVALYYNHVRKQGKDRLEIINYLIESQGGDDPEMDKKFQEILKNIQYQNEQVEKEAAGAFEKAGLPPPG from the coding sequence ATGGGAATCCAAAAAAAATTACTCTTTGTCTCTATCGCACTGATTGGGCTTTTTTTTCTCATCTTACTTGTTATGGGTGGAGAGGATGAAGAAGAGGCTCGTCGTAAAAAAGAAAGAGGGTCTCAGGCCCTAGCCCTATTTGGGGGTGGAAGTAACAACCCGAAAGGAACCAATCGTTTGGGGGTACGTGGGGAAGATGCAGGTTCTATCTTCGATTCCGACTACTACAATGCAGGTGGGATGCGTTATGAAGAAGATGGGAATCTAACAGGATCAGAATCGGGTGAAATTCCCATCAATCCACAAACAGGGAAACCCTATCCTCCAGAGGCCATGCAGGCTTTTGAGGAACTGCGAGAACAATTTCCCGATAATGATTTGATTCCGAAACGAACCACTGCCGAAGAGAAAAAAAAGGCAGCTGAATTTAATCAAAAACTCTCAAGAGCCACAAACTCTGTGTTTGGCGGAAATCCAAATGCTACGGACGTTGCCTTATATTATAACCATGTTCGAAAACAAGGAAAGGATCGATTGGAAATCATTAACTACCTAATTGAATCTCAAGGTGGAGATGATCCCGAGATGGATAAAAAATTCCAAGAGATCTTGAAAAACATCCAATACCAAAACGAACAGGTGGAAAAAGAGGCAGCAGGTGCTTTCGAAAAAGCGGGCCTTCCTCCGCCGGGTTAA
- the nadE gene encoding NAD(+) synthase, which translates to MPKIKIAAVTLNTTPLDFLGNYEAIKKAIESPEAKEADCILFPELSISGYGCEDAFYKPYVWTRSEEIIEKLKTISKNQIILVGLPVFVGSYLYNCMAVLFGGKVTALIPKLNLANTGVHYERRWFHSESEFLNKTISFASDEVPFGHFIFHTAHWKFGVEICEDSWSVQKPSSFYSLQGIDVLFSPGASHFAIGKQKIRRQIFTESSRNQCNLQVFTNLTGNESGRIIFEGGAIFASAGNLVKEGPRLSFSPFQVTSYVFDPMELRAAKARSFRSPKPKEGNREIPSIHLESLFDEKNQKTHGFSILDKRKEILSEEELPSLHLSEYEEFTKAVCLGLYDYLRKSKTKGFTLSLSGGADSATCALLVHTMKEIAKRENGDSIFGSLGIDEKQLLVTIYQKTENNSILTEEIAKTLSEELGYRFYSITIDSAVSTSVQLIESVLGKTLNWKEHDLALQNIQARVRSPLVWLLANLEGHLLISTGNRSEAAVGYTTMDGDSSGSIAPLAGVSKEFLLDFLDDIQNGNNRLISPKESIRVLRNTKPTAELKPLSEHQEDEKDLMPYPILQSIEEKLVYQSLREENCFEMLKQEFPWESGETLLGYIKKFKKLFMVSQWKRERLPPSFHLDVYGLDPKSSYRYPILSGET; encoded by the coding sequence ATGCCCAAAATTAAAATTGCCGCCGTTACATTGAATACGACTCCCCTCGATTTTTTGGGGAACTATGAGGCCATTAAAAAGGCAATAGAGAGTCCTGAAGCAAAGGAAGCAGACTGCATTCTTTTTCCTGAGCTTTCTATTTCAGGATACGGATGCGAGGATGCTTTTTACAAACCTTATGTTTGGACTCGTTCCGAAGAAATCATTGAAAAACTAAAAACGATTTCGAAAAACCAAATCATCCTTGTTGGTCTTCCTGTATTTGTAGGTTCCTATTTGTATAACTGTATGGCAGTGCTTTTTGGTGGAAAGGTAACTGCTTTGATTCCTAAACTCAATTTAGCAAATACAGGCGTACACTATGAACGAAGATGGTTTCACTCCGAGTCTGAATTTTTAAATAAAACTATTTCTTTTGCTTCTGACGAAGTTCCTTTTGGGCATTTTATATTCCATACGGCGCATTGGAAGTTTGGAGTGGAGATTTGCGAAGACAGTTGGTCCGTCCAAAAACCTTCATCCTTCTATTCTCTTCAGGGAATCGATGTTTTATTTTCCCCAGGTGCTTCCCATTTTGCCATAGGGAAACAAAAAATACGCAGGCAAATTTTTACAGAATCCAGTAGAAACCAGTGTAACCTCCAAGTGTTCACAAACCTCACTGGAAATGAATCAGGAAGGATCATCTTTGAAGGAGGAGCCATTTTTGCTTCCGCTGGTAATTTGGTCAAAGAAGGCCCAAGGCTTTCCTTCTCTCCTTTCCAGGTAACTTCTTATGTGTTTGATCCAATGGAACTTCGTGCAGCCAAAGCGAGGTCATTTCGAAGTCCAAAACCCAAGGAAGGGAATCGAGAGATACCATCCATCCACCTAGAATCTTTGTTTGATGAAAAAAATCAAAAAACCCATGGATTTTCAATTTTAGATAAAAGAAAAGAAATTCTTTCAGAGGAAGAATTGCCCTCTCTCCATCTCAGTGAGTATGAAGAGTTTACGAAAGCAGTTTGTCTTGGTCTTTATGATTATTTGCGAAAATCAAAAACAAAAGGATTCACTCTTTCTTTATCGGGAGGAGCCGACAGTGCCACCTGTGCTCTACTCGTACATACAATGAAAGAAATCGCCAAACGAGAAAATGGCGATTCCATCTTTGGTTCCCTTGGAATTGATGAAAAACAACTTCTTGTAACCATTTACCAAAAAACAGAAAACAATTCTATTCTCACAGAGGAAATTGCAAAAACTCTAAGTGAAGAACTTGGTTATCGTTTTTATTCCATTACAATTGATTCTGCCGTATCTACTTCTGTCCAATTGATTGAATCCGTACTCGGAAAAACATTAAATTGGAAAGAACATGATTTAGCTTTACAAAACATCCAAGCAAGGGTTCGGTCTCCTCTTGTTTGGTTACTTGCCAATCTGGAAGGACATTTGTTAATATCAACGGGAAACCGAAGTGAAGCGGCTGTTGGATATACAACCATGGATGGAGATTCTTCCGGTTCCATTGCTCCACTAGCAGGAGTTAGTAAAGAATTTTTATTAGACTTTTTGGATGATATCCAAAATGGAAACAACCGTTTGATTTCACCAAAAGAATCCATTCGAGTTTTACGAAATACAAAACCAACCGCAGAACTCAAACCTCTCTCGGAACACCAAGAAGATGAAAAAGACTTAATGCCTTATCCCATCTTACAATCCATTGAAGAGAAACTTGTGTATCAAAGTTTACGGGAAGAAAATTGTTTTGAAATGTTAAAACAAGAATTCCCTTGGGAATCTGGAGAAACCCTCTTAGGTTATATTAAAAAATTTAAAAAATTATTTATGGTCTCACAATGGAAACGAGAGAGGCTCCCTCCCTCATTCCATTTGGATGTATATGGCCTGGATCCAAAATCCAGTTACCGATACCCCATCCTATCAGGTGAAACTTAA